In Macaca fascicularis isolate 582-1 chromosome 15, T2T-MFA8v1.1, one genomic interval encodes:
- the CYP1D1 gene encoding cytochrome P450 1A1 isoform X3 has product MILNLAVTPGEVTTSLIILVMVFVFVRALRSKGRKQLSPPGPWSFPIIGNLLQLGEHPYLTLMEMRKKYGDVFLLKLGMVPVLVVNGMEMVKQVLLKDGEHFAGRPNMHTFSFLAEGKSLSFSVNYGESWKLHKKIASKALRTLSNAEAKSSTCSCLLEEHVTEEVSELVTVFVELSSKNGGFDPRNAITCAVANVVCALCFGKRYDHSDEEFLKIVKTNDDLLKASSAANPADFIPCLRYLPLQIINAPREFYRALNGFIALHVQDHLATYDKPYLFLHGA; this is encoded by the exons ATGATTCTCAACCTAGCAGTCACTCCTGGAGAGGTGACCACTTCTCTCATCATTTTGgtgatggtttttgtttttgtgagagcTCTCAGGAGCAAGGGCAGAAAGCAGCTGTCTCCTCCTGGCCCTTGGTCCTTCCCCATCATAGGGAATCTTCTCCAGCTTGGAGAGCATCCTTACCTTACGTTaatggagatgaggaagaaatATGGAGATGTCTTTCTCCTCAAACTTGGCATGGTGCCTGTCTTGGTGGTAAATGGAATGGAAATGGTGAAACAAGTACTACTTAAGGATGGGGAGCATTTTGCAGGCAGACCTAACATGCACACATTCTCTTTCCTGGCAGAAGGAAAGAGTCTTTCATTTTCAGTGAATTACGGAGAGAGTTGGAAACTGCATAAAAAAATTGCCTCTAAGGCCTTACGAACTCTTTCTAACGCAGAAGCAAAATCCTCCACTTGCTCTTGCTTACTGGAGGAGCACGTCACTGAGGAAGTTTCTGAGCTGGTGACAGTCTTTGTAGAGTTGTCTTCCAAGAATGGCGGCTTTGACCCCAGAAACGCGATCACCTGTGCGGTGGCCAACGTTGTCTGTGCCCTCTGCTTTGGCAAGAGATATGATCACAGTGATGAGGAATTTCTTAAGATAGTTAAAACGAATGACGACTTACTCAAGGCCTCCAGTGCCGCTAACCCTGCCGATTTCATACCATGTCTCCGCTACCTTCCACTGCAGATTATAAACGCTCCTCGGGAGTTTTATCGGGCCCTGAATGGGTTTATTGCACTACACGTACAAGATCATCTTGCTACATATGATAAG CCCTATCTCTTTCTCCATGGTGCCTGA